A genome region from Haloarcula rubripromontorii includes the following:
- a CDS encoding competence/damage-inducible protein A: MRVAVVTVGDELLSGETVNTNAAWLGQQLAERGVTVGRTTVVPDEIADIARVVNEYHAEFDAVIVTGGLGPTHDDKTIEAVAAAFGRDVVESEDALAWLEEHGGYTRDDLTDGTGEVPEGSRVLPNHEGVAPGCVVESCYVLPGVPAEMKRMFEEVADEFTGEQRYVRTVDADEPESALLDRLAEVQEQFPVKVGSYPGDHVTVRFEGTEETLVEEAAAWFSERVDSPTAE; this comes from the coding sequence ATGCGCGTCGCGGTAGTCACCGTCGGAGACGAACTGCTCAGTGGCGAGACGGTCAACACGAACGCTGCGTGGCTGGGACAACAGCTCGCGGAGCGCGGCGTCACTGTCGGGCGGACGACGGTCGTCCCCGACGAGATCGCGGACATTGCCCGCGTGGTCAACGAGTACCACGCGGAGTTCGACGCCGTCATCGTCACCGGCGGCCTCGGACCGACGCACGATGACAAAACCATCGAAGCCGTCGCCGCGGCGTTCGGGCGAGACGTCGTCGAGAGCGAGGACGCTCTCGCGTGGCTGGAGGAACACGGCGGGTACACGCGCGACGACCTGACCGATGGCACCGGCGAGGTGCCGGAGGGGTCCCGTGTCTTGCCTAACCACGAGGGCGTCGCGCCCGGCTGTGTCGTCGAGAGCTGTTACGTCTTGCCGGGCGTGCCGGCCGAGATGAAGCGGATGTTCGAGGAGGTCGCCGACGAGTTCACCGGCGAGCAGCGGTACGTTCGCACTGTCGACGCCGATGAGCCCGAGAGCGCGCTGCTCGACCGACTCGCGGAGGTGCAGGAGCAGTTCCCGGTCAAGGTCGGTAGCTATCCGGGCGACCACGTGACCGTCCGGTTCGAGGGGACAGAGGAGACGCTGGTCGAGGAGGCAGCAGCGTGGTTCAGCGAGCGCGTCGACTCGCCAACGGCGGAGTGA
- a CDS encoding helix-turn-helix transcriptional regulator, translated as MRSIDDIRQMVRLVVASLVLVLLLGSGAAPLAVAQPTDESVGVQTPDRFDRTTFQVTLYQNGSAEWAILHRTPLTNESEQQQFEEFAAEFEQSEQPLYQNFVKQSTLLTQYGTNVTGRNMSATNYDRSATVDPLQNTGTVKMSFRWHNFAVVEGDSVVVSDVFDGGFYIGSSQSFVFERGPELTFVDVRPEPDSQSAPDSLENSESVTWNGEQSFNDRRPYVELQPRETGQSAGTEQRTTAGGDTPAEAAGGASWMLPAAIVGLIVVAGGVAAWRSGALGGVLGTDNDEPPAPTPSATGDTEQPSTAPPTDTATDTDTTDEPAVSDEELLTDSDRVRKLLEENGGRMKQVDIVDSTDWSKSKVSMLLSDMEDDGDISKLRVGRENIISLAGQEPDAAGSPFDDE; from the coding sequence ATGCGGTCCATCGATGATATACGACAGATGGTACGCCTGGTCGTCGCCAGTCTCGTGCTGGTTCTCTTGCTAGGCAGCGGTGCCGCGCCGCTGGCGGTGGCACAGCCGACCGACGAGAGCGTCGGCGTCCAGACGCCTGACAGGTTCGACCGGACGACGTTCCAGGTCACGCTGTATCAGAACGGGTCCGCGGAGTGGGCTATCCTCCATCGGACCCCACTCACGAACGAATCCGAGCAACAGCAGTTCGAGGAGTTCGCCGCAGAGTTCGAGCAGTCAGAGCAGCCATTATACCAGAACTTCGTCAAGCAGTCAACGCTGCTGACGCAGTACGGGACAAACGTGACCGGCCGGAACATGAGTGCGACCAACTACGACCGGTCGGCGACGGTCGACCCGCTCCAGAACACTGGTACGGTGAAAATGTCGTTCCGCTGGCACAATTTCGCGGTCGTCGAGGGCGATTCAGTGGTTGTCAGCGACGTGTTCGACGGTGGGTTCTACATCGGGTCGAGCCAGTCGTTCGTCTTTGAGCGCGGCCCCGAACTGACGTTCGTCGATGTCCGGCCGGAACCGGACTCACAGAGCGCTCCCGACTCGCTCGAAAACAGCGAGAGCGTCACGTGGAACGGCGAGCAGTCGTTCAACGACCGCCGGCCCTACGTGGAACTGCAACCGCGCGAAACCGGGCAGAGCGCTGGTACTGAGCAGCGCACCACAGCAGGAGGGGACACACCTGCCGAGGCTGCCGGTGGGGCGTCGTGGATGCTCCCGGCCGCCATCGTCGGTCTCATTGTCGTTGCTGGCGGTGTGGCCGCGTGGCGGTCCGGCGCGCTGGGAGGGGTGCTGGGAACCGACAACGACGAACCGCCTGCTCCGACACCGTCGGCTACAGGCGACACTGAGCAGCCGTCGACGGCTCCACCGACCGATACGGCAACGGACACCGACACAACGGACGAACCGGCCGTCTCTGACGAGGAACTACTCACCGACAGTGACCGCGTCCGCAAGCTGCTGGAGGAGAACGGCGGCCGGATGAAGCAAGTGGACATCGTCGACAGCACCGACTGGTCGAAGTCGAAGGTGAGCATGCTCCTCTCGGACATGGAAGACGACGGCGACATCTCGAAGCTCAGGGTCGGCCGCGAGAACATAATCAGCCTCGCTGGTCAGGAACCCGACGCCGCTGGGTCACCGTTTGACGACGAGTGA
- a CDS encoding branched-chain amino acid ABC transporter permease: MGIAEFARDGRVVVGDRPGAAVVAAVSGFLLLDLVAKLAGTTVFFLGTKLLGGSLTVGSLLSMVVDGLLVGLAVGLAGIGLSMTYSILDFANFAHGDTVTVGAFLGWVAAYITAGLGTGAPISELFMLNSGRQLSTVSTFGPVLLGLIIAGVGSIGIVLLIDRLTYRPMRDTDNISLLIASIGVALALRYLIAFVFGTQTSGVASGGLRVTVFSMISVTDNEITLLVVSVLLMLGVHLLLQRTKLGKAMRAMADNEDLARVTGIPTERVIRLTWILGGGLAGIGGYLLVLESGTIAFNFGWILLLLIFAAVIVGGIGSIYGAMAGGVLIGLVDSLALIWLPSGLTRASAFLVLIVVLLLRPSGIFGGVSTA, from the coding sequence ATGGGAATTGCTGAGTTCGCAAGAGACGGCCGCGTCGTGGTGGGCGATCGGCCGGGCGCAGCAGTGGTAGCCGCTGTAAGTGGCTTCCTCTTGCTGGATTTAGTTGCAAAGCTCGCTGGGACAACCGTGTTCTTCCTCGGAACCAAGTTGCTGGGTGGCTCCCTCACTGTGGGCTCGCTGCTCTCGATGGTGGTGGACGGGCTGCTCGTCGGACTGGCGGTCGGACTCGCCGGAATCGGCCTGTCGATGACATACAGCATCCTCGACTTCGCCAACTTCGCACACGGGGACACGGTGACTGTCGGGGCGTTCCTGGGGTGGGTCGCCGCGTATATCACCGCTGGCCTCGGGACCGGAGCCCCGATTTCAGAACTGTTCATGCTCAATTCGGGGCGGCAGTTGAGCACCGTTTCGACGTTCGGTCCGGTGCTTCTGGGACTCATCATCGCTGGCGTCGGGTCCATCGGTATCGTGTTACTTATCGACCGTCTCACCTATCGCCCCATGCGTGACACGGACAACATCTCGTTGTTGATTGCGTCAATCGGCGTTGCGCTCGCGCTACGCTATCTTATCGCGTTCGTCTTCGGCACGCAGACCAGTGGGGTCGCGAGTGGCGGGCTTCGGGTGACCGTTTTCTCGATGATTTCGGTGACCGACAACGAAATCACTCTGTTGGTGGTATCGGTCCTGCTGATGCTCGGCGTCCACCTGCTGCTACAGCGGACGAAACTGGGCAAAGCAATGCGGGCGATGGCTGACAACGAGGATCTCGCACGCGTGACCGGGATTCCGACTGAACGCGTGATCCGGCTCACCTGGATTCTCGGCGGCGGCCTGGCAGGCATCGGCGGCTACCTCCTTGTTCTGGAAAGCGGCACCATCGCTTTCAACTTCGGCTGGATCCTGCTCCTGCTCATCTTCGCCGCCGTTATCGTCGGCGGTATCGGCTCGATATACGGGGCGATGGCTGGCGGCGTCCTCATCGGACTGGTCGACAGTCTGGCCCTGATCTGGTTACCATCCGGGCTGACCCGGGCTTCCGCGTTTCTGGTGCTCATCGTCGTCTTGCTGTTGCGCCCGTCCGGCATCTTCGGGGGGGTGTCGACAGCATGA
- a CDS encoding branched-chain amino acid ABC transporter permease, which translates to MSTVDTVRDRLDTLPDVGLVVGFIGAIWAVMLVLAIAVGGANWTNLAAGFVGSVTVLIGGYAILALALNLQWGYTGLFNIGIAGFMAVGAYTTAVLTAPTDPAAGAVPGLGLPLWVGLIGGMVMAAIVGGLAALPALRLKADYLAIVTVAFSEIIRLIVNWNGLAEVSLFGVPFGTGGATGISFKSANEVASTLVNGVGQPIVTAAEGVGISGPNLANLTYGILLLLVVAASYWVLARITNSPFGRVLKAIREDETVTQSLGKDTRLFKIKTFMIGCALMGLAGVLFRGQAGYVSPQQFRPTITFYVFAALIIGGSGSNTGSIIGAATFSGLLFYLPARLGENVSLGGTRAPGSIIDAVAGLGSLDPLPLLAYTISNVSTLRFVLIGVVLIYIIQNQPEGLLGHRNEPATSVSLDRPQSGSGGEADE; encoded by the coding sequence ATGAGCACTGTTGATACTGTTCGAGACCGTCTGGACACGCTCCCGGACGTGGGGCTTGTAGTCGGCTTCATCGGCGCTATCTGGGCCGTCATGCTCGTGCTGGCAATCGCTGTCGGCGGTGCGAACTGGACGAACCTCGCCGCCGGCTTCGTCGGCAGCGTGACCGTCCTTATCGGTGGCTACGCCATCCTCGCGCTGGCGCTGAATCTCCAGTGGGGGTACACCGGCCTGTTCAATATCGGCATCGCGGGATTCATGGCTGTCGGCGCGTACACGACGGCGGTTCTCACCGCACCAACTGACCCGGCCGCCGGGGCGGTCCCCGGCCTCGGCCTCCCGCTGTGGGTCGGCCTCATCGGCGGCATGGTGATGGCCGCTATCGTCGGCGGTCTCGCGGCGCTGCCGGCGCTCCGACTGAAAGCAGACTACCTCGCCATCGTGACAGTTGCGTTCTCCGAAATCATCCGGCTTATCGTCAACTGGAACGGCCTCGCCGAGGTCTCGCTGTTCGGTGTGCCGTTCGGAACCGGCGGCGCGACCGGGATCTCGTTTAAGTCCGCGAACGAGGTGGCGTCGACGCTCGTTAACGGCGTCGGGCAGCCCATCGTTACCGCTGCGGAGGGCGTCGGCATCTCCGGGCCGAACCTGGCGAACCTCACGTACGGAATACTCCTCTTGCTGGTCGTGGCCGCGAGCTACTGGGTGCTCGCTCGAATCACCAATTCGCCGTTCGGCCGCGTGCTGAAAGCGATCCGCGAGGACGAGACCGTGACCCAGTCATTGGGCAAGGACACTCGCCTGTTCAAGATCAAGACGTTCATGATCGGCTGTGCGCTGATGGGGCTGGCCGGCGTCCTGTTCCGCGGACAGGCGGGTTACGTCAGCCCACAGCAGTTCAGACCGACGATTACGTTCTACGTGTTCGCGGCGCTCATCATCGGCGGCTCCGGCTCCAACACCGGGAGTATCATCGGCGCAGCGACGTTCTCCGGGCTGCTGTTCTACCTGCCCGCCCGGCTGGGCGAGAACGTCTCTCTCGGCGGCACTCGCGCACCCGGCAGCATCATCGACGCCGTCGCAGGACTCGGATCGCTAGATCCGCTTCCCCTCCTCGCATACACCATTAGCAACGTCAGTACGCTCCGGTTCGTTCTCATCGGCGTCGTCCTGATATACATCATCCAGAACCAGCCGGAGGGACTGCTGGGCCACCGGAACGAACCCGCGACGAGCGTGAGCCTGGACCGACCACAGTCCGGGTCGGGAGGTGAGGCAGATGAGTGA
- a CDS encoding ABC transporter ATP-binding protein, with protein MSEPDAAPRQEAAVTSDAIESPLLEVDGLRKEFGGVVAVDGATFSVAEGSLTGLIGPNGAGKSTTFNCITGIHEPTGGRVTFDGQNITGLAPYTLANRGLVRTFQIARELSDMTVIENVMLAPGGQVGESVVRSVTPGLRDDVIADETAVRDRAWETLEFFEIDHLAHENAGNLSGGQRKLLEMARVLMTDPEMILLDEPLAGVNPTLEEKLLERIHELRQEQGLTFLLVEHDMDVIMNNCEHIIVMHQGSVLAEGDAETIKSDERVLEAYLGGDV; from the coding sequence ATGAGTGAACCTGACGCTGCACCGCGACAGGAGGCCGCCGTCACGAGCGACGCGATCGAGTCGCCGCTGCTGGAAGTCGACGGCCTCCGCAAGGAGTTCGGCGGCGTCGTCGCGGTCGACGGGGCGACGTTCTCCGTCGCAGAGGGGTCGCTCACTGGCCTCATCGGTCCGAACGGGGCCGGCAAGTCGACGACGTTCAACTGCATCACGGGCATTCACGAGCCGACTGGCGGCCGGGTTACCTTCGACGGCCAGAATATCACCGGGCTCGCGCCGTACACGCTCGCAAACCGCGGGCTGGTCCGGACGTTCCAGATCGCCCGCGAACTGTCCGACATGACCGTCATAGAGAACGTAATGCTCGCGCCAGGCGGGCAGGTCGGTGAGTCGGTCGTCCGGTCGGTGACGCCGGGACTTCGCGACGACGTGATCGCGGACGAGACTGCCGTGCGCGACCGCGCGTGGGAGACGCTGGAGTTCTTCGAGATCGATCACCTCGCCCACGAGAACGCCGGTAATCTGTCGGGCGGCCAGCGGAAGCTGCTTGAGATGGCGCGGGTCCTGATGACCGACCCCGAGATGATTCTGCTGGACGAACCGCTCGCCGGCGTCAATCCGACGCTCGAAGAGAAGTTGCTGGAGCGGATCCACGAACTCCGCCAAGAGCAGGGGCTGACCTTCCTGCTCGTCGAACACGACATGGATGTCATCATGAACAACTGCGAACACATCATCGTCATGCACCAGGGGAGCGTCCTCGCCGAAGGGGACGCCGAGACCATCAAGTCCGACGAGCGGGTACTGGAGGCGTATCTGGGGGGTGACGTATGA
- a CDS encoding ABC transporter ATP-binding protein: protein MSQRATESETVTLPSPTERLLAIRDLDAGYGDLQVLSDVHMDVADGEYVVIVGPNGAGKSTVMKSVFGLTTYMGGEVIFDGTDISERNPDEIIYEGISYVPQTGNVFGSLSVRENLEMGAYILDEVPEDRIEDVYERFPILRERSDQSAGTLSGGQQQMLAMGRALMLDPDLLLLDEPSAGLAPDLVDDMFDRIDRINDDGTAILMVEQNAKEALRRCDRGYVLVQGQNRYEDDGTVLLNDEQVRQDFLGG from the coding sequence ATGAGCCAGCGTGCAACGGAGTCCGAGACTGTCACGCTCCCCAGCCCGACCGAGCGACTTCTCGCCATCCGGGATCTCGATGCGGGCTACGGCGACCTGCAGGTTCTCAGCGACGTTCACATGGACGTTGCCGACGGCGAGTACGTCGTCATCGTCGGCCCGAACGGGGCCGGCAAGTCGACGGTGATGAAGTCCGTCTTCGGCCTGACGACGTACATGGGCGGGGAGGTAATCTTCGACGGCACCGACATCAGTGAGCGAAACCCCGACGAGATCATCTACGAGGGCATCAGCTACGTGCCCCAGACCGGCAACGTGTTCGGCTCGCTGAGCGTCCGCGAGAACCTCGAAATGGGCGCGTACATCCTCGACGAGGTCCCGGAGGACCGCATCGAGGACGTGTACGAGCGGTTCCCGATTCTCCGCGAGCGGTCCGACCAGTCGGCCGGGACGCTGTCGGGCGGCCAACAGCAGATGCTCGCCATGGGGCGGGCGCTGATGCTCGATCCCGACCTGCTGTTGCTCGACGAGCCGTCTGCCGGGCTCGCTCCCGACCTCGTCGACGATATGTTCGACCGCATCGACCGCATCAACGACGACGGGACGGCCATTCTGATGGTCGAGCAAAACGCAAAGGAGGCACTCCGGCGGTGTGATCGGGGCTACGTGCTCGTACAGGGGCAGAACCGCTACGAGGACGACGGGACGGTGCTCCTCAACGACGAGCAGGTTCGCCAGGACTTCCTCGGCGGATAG
- a CDS encoding ABC transporter substrate-binding protein produces the protein MSRDTNRRAFLKRTGAISTVGLLGGLAGCSTEQTGGDGGDGGDGGDGGDGGMTGTGTESGGDSGPESPDVLMVVGYPQSGVQLFKDFYADYGDDAADILVTDGLQDGELPSNVGNDMSNARGTAPSAAGPGVDTFTDLFTSEFDYDEAGVFTSQAYDATAVQILANVLAGENDGQAVRNHMRVVANPGGDTYGPSELPAAVEAAAAGENIQYEGASSAVNFDENGDMASAQYQVFGFQDGGGIESLSTVDFNAGSDIPQPEPNGSGSDSGRTIRFGVLMPETGDLGPLGRPIRDGALLPALQLEGEVDFEFDYQVGDTQTQAQAGIDAANSLVSAGYPSITGAASSETSIQVARNVLIDSGVVGCSPASTSPTITDLEDNDYMFRTPPSDALQGQVLAQVGVGELGAETASTLYVNNSYGQALQEAFAGAFEAEGGTIVNQVGFEQQQSSYTSEINSAMNQ, from the coding sequence ATGTCTCGCGATACCAATCGGCGAGCGTTCCTGAAGCGCACCGGGGCGATAAGCACTGTCGGTCTGCTTGGCGGATTAGCAGGCTGTTCGACTGAACAGACCGGCGGAGACGGCGGGGACGGCGGAGACGGCGGAGACGGGGGCGATGGGGGTATGACCGGAACCGGGACCGAGTCCGGTGGCGACAGCGGTCCGGAGTCGCCGGACGTGCTGATGGTCGTCGGCTACCCCCAGAGCGGTGTCCAACTGTTCAAAGACTTCTATGCCGACTACGGCGACGACGCCGCCGACATCCTCGTCACCGACGGACTGCAGGACGGGGAGCTTCCGAGCAACGTGGGCAACGATATGTCGAACGCCCGTGGTACGGCCCCGTCGGCGGCCGGGCCGGGCGTCGACACGTTCACGGACCTGTTCACCTCCGAGTTCGACTACGACGAGGCCGGCGTGTTCACGTCACAGGCCTACGACGCGACGGCGGTTCAGATCCTCGCGAACGTGTTGGCTGGCGAAAACGACGGGCAAGCCGTCCGGAATCATATGCGTGTCGTCGCCAACCCCGGGGGTGACACGTACGGTCCCTCTGAACTGCCAGCAGCCGTCGAAGCGGCCGCCGCGGGCGAGAACATCCAGTACGAGGGGGCGTCGAGTGCGGTCAACTTCGACGAGAACGGGGACATGGCCTCCGCGCAGTATCAGGTCTTTGGCTTTCAGGACGGCGGTGGCATCGAATCCCTCAGCACCGTCGATTTCAACGCTGGCAGCGACATCCCACAGCCAGAACCGAACGGCTCCGGGAGCGACTCCGGACGGACGATCCGGTTCGGTGTGCTGATGCCCGAAACGGGCGACCTCGGGCCGCTCGGCAGGCCGATCCGCGATGGGGCGCTGCTCCCGGCCCTGCAACTCGAAGGCGAGGTCGACTTCGAGTTTGACTATCAGGTCGGTGACACGCAGACACAAGCACAGGCAGGCATCGACGCGGCCAACTCACTGGTCAGCGCAGGGTATCCGTCGATCACCGGGGCGGCCAGCTCCGAGACGTCGATACAGGTCGCCAGAAACGTGCTCATCGACAGCGGCGTTGTCGGCTGTTCGCCGGCGTCCACCTCGCCGACGATTACCGACCTCGAAGACAACGATTACATGTTCCGTACCCCGCCCAGCGACGCCCTGCAGGGACAGGTCCTTGCGCAAGTCGGCGTGGGCGAACTCGGTGCCGAGACCGCATCGACGCTGTACGTGAACAACAGCTACGGCCAGGCGCTGCAGGAAGCGTTCGCCGGCGCGTTCGAAGCGGAGGGCGGGACCATCGTCAATCAGGTCGGCTTCGAGCAACAGCAGTCCTCCTACACGTCTGAGATCAACAGCGCGATGAACCAGTAA
- the sod gene encoding superoxide dismutase, which yields MSEHSNPELPPLPYDYDALEPHISEQVLTWHHDTHHQGYVNGLESAEETLAENRESGDFGSSAAAMGNVTHNGCGHYLHTLFWENMDPNGGGEPEGALRDRIEEDFGSYEGWKGEFEAAASAAGGWALLVYDPVAKQLRNVPVDKHDQGALWGSHPILALDVWEHSYYYDYGPARGDFIDAFFEVVDWDKAAEEYEKSVSHFE from the coding sequence ATGTCCGAACATTCAAATCCCGAACTGCCACCGCTCCCGTACGACTACGACGCACTGGAGCCACACATCTCCGAGCAGGTGCTCACCTGGCACCACGATACCCACCATCAGGGGTACGTAAACGGCCTCGAATCGGCCGAGGAGACGCTCGCCGAGAACCGCGAGTCCGGTGACTTCGGTTCGAGCGCGGCTGCGATGGGCAACGTCACCCACAACGGCTGTGGTCACTATCTCCACACGCTGTTCTGGGAGAACATGGACCCCAACGGCGGCGGTGAGCCGGAGGGCGCCCTCCGCGACCGCATCGAGGAGGACTTCGGTTCCTACGAAGGCTGGAAAGGCGAGTTCGAAGCCGCCGCATCTGCCGCCGGTGGCTGGGCGCTGCTCGTGTACGACCCCGTTGCCAAGCAACTGCGCAACGTGCCGGTCGACAAGCACGATCAGGGCGCGCTCTGGGGCTCCCATCCCATCCTCGCGCTCGACGTCTGGGAGCACTCCTATTACTACGACTACGGTCCCGCCCGCGGTGACTTCATCGACGCCTTCTTCGAGGTTGTCGACTGGGACAAGGCTGCTGAAGAGTACGAGAAGTCGGTCAGTCACTTCGAGTAA